One window of the Salvia miltiorrhiza cultivar Shanhuang (shh) chromosome 6, IMPLAD_Smil_shh, whole genome shotgun sequence genome contains the following:
- the LOC130988542 gene encoding profilin-3-like isoform X2: MIVGKSTAPFLISVGFTLSFSPLPFYTHHIYHCFYLRFSSATMSWQSYIDDHLMADIDGCHLTASAIVGHDGSVWAQSNNFPQFKPEEVTAIMNDFDNPGSLAPTGLYIGGTKYMVIQGEPNAVIRGKKGSGGATIKKTTLALIIGIYDEPMTPGQCNMVVEKIGDYLIEQGL; this comes from the exons ATGATTGTAGGAAAGTCCACCGCACCATTCCTCATTTCCGTTGGTTTCACGCTATCATTCTCTCCCCTCCCTTTCTACACACACCACATTTACCACTGCTTCTATCTTCGCTTCTCCAGCGCAACCATGTCGTGGCAATCATACATAGACGACCACTTGATGGCCGATATCGACGGCTGCCACCTCACCGCCTCCGCCATCGTTGGCCACGACGGCAGCGTCTGGGCCCAGAGCAACAACTTCCCACAG TTCAAGCCTGAGGAGGTAACAGCTATCATGAATGACTTTGATAATCCCGGTTCGTTGGCTCCCACTGGATTGTACATTGGGGGAACTAAATACATGGTGATTCAAGGTGAGCCCAATGCCGTCATCCGAGGGAAGAAG GGATCTGGTGGTGCCACCatcaaaaagaccactctggccTTGATCATCGGAATCTATGACGAGCCAATGACTCCGGGACAGTGCAACATGGTTGTTGAGAAGATCGGTGACTATCTCATTGAACAGGGCCTTTAA
- the LOC130988542 gene encoding profilin-3-like isoform X1, with protein MSWQSYIDDHLMADIDGCHLTASAIVGHDGSVWAQSNNFPQFKPEEVTAIMNDFDNPGSLAPTGLYIGGTKYMVIQGEPNAVIRGKKGSGGATIKKTTLALIIGIYDEPMTPGQCNMVVEKIGDYLIEQGL; from the exons ATGTCGTGGCAATCATACATAGACGACCACTTGATGGCCGATATCGACGGCTGCCACCTCACCGCCTCCGCCATCGTTGGCCACGACGGCAGCGTCTGGGCCCAGAGCAACAACTTCCCACAG TTCAAGCCTGAGGAGGTAACAGCTATCATGAATGACTTTGATAATCCCGGTTCGTTGGCTCCCACTGGATTGTACATTGGGGGAACTAAATACATGGTGATTCAAGGTGAGCCCAATGCCGTCATCCGAGGGAAGAAG GGATCTGGTGGTGCCACCatcaaaaagaccactctggccTTGATCATCGGAATCTATGACGAGCCAATGACTCCGGGACAGTGCAACATGGTTGTTGAGAAGATCGGTGACTATCTCATTGAACAGGGCCTTTAA